CTCGGACGGCCCACAGACGGCCCGGATCTCGGTCCACTACGAGCACATAGGTGCAGGTCGCGGGCCGGATACCTGCGGTCGGGACGCGCGGGGCCGGTAGGCCCACCCCTCAATGCAGAGTGCGACCCGTCACCGCTCGCCAAGGAAATCGAACACATGATTGAATTTGACCATGCGATCGTTCCCCGACGACCTCGTCCAGGCACAGCAGGAGTGGGCGGCTGTCTACCGTCAGCTCGCCAAAAGACCTGGTGACACCGGCCTTCGACGTCGCCTCTACCAGCTGTCGACCGCAGTGTTGTTCCACTCGCACTGGCAGGAGCGCGGGGGCCGGACGCCCGAAGCCTTGCGGGAGCTGCGGAGCCTCGGGCAGGGAGAAGGGGGCTGGAGGTGACGGGCCTCAACGCGGCCGGCGGTACGGACGATGTCCGCCCTACCGCCTGACGTCCCTCGCCTCCGAGCGATCCTGCGGCACCTGGAACAGCAGATCGCCGAGAACGAGACCGTGGGCGTGTACCTGCGTCTTCAGCGCGAGGCTGTTGCTGAGGCGCTGGCCCATACAGAAGGCAATGCAGCACAGCAGCCATCTTCAGTGCGCGCGCAGCAGCCAGCTGCCCTGACCGGCTTCACGAGCAACGCCCGCGGCTCCAAGGCGACTGGCTTCGCCGTGGAGCGACAGCGGAGGGCGATCGGACCAGAACCCGCCCGCATCCACACCGACGACTGCGGGAACGCCGGCCCCACGCACCCGGTGACCGCACAGGACGCCCGCGCGGCACTGCTCGACCCCATGGTGGAGGCTTGCCCGTTCTGCCGCCCAGACACCGAGCTAGGGATCGATGTGGACTGAGCCCCGCGGGAAAAACGCGGCGAAGCCGATCCAGCGGTCCAACCGGTCTCGATAGGGCGGCCACTCTGGAACAGCCCGAGAGTCAGCACTTGTACCGGCCTGATCATGCACCGTCAGGCCGGTACACACAAACGGCCACCTTTGCCAGGGCCCTTGCCGCAGAGGAAATCTGCCCCTTGGTCCAGCCGTCCCATCCTACAATTAGCGCATGCGCCCCATTGCGCAGATGTTCTGCATTCTCAATATCCTGCGGCCAGAGATCCAAACGCACATCTAAGTTTACATCTTGGATATCCTTGACCGTGACTTCCCACACCGAGTCATCACTTTTGACGATCACTGCCGCAGCATCGAGGTCCATCTCATGCAGCAGGCCACGCACGTATACCGAAGTTCCATCTTCGTGCGGCTTAGGCTTGAAAGCCGCGCTGGTAGGACGCTCCTCTTCAGTGACCGTGTCTCGCCGCATCATATGTGGATTCGTTACGCTCACCCTCCGCCATAGCGATTCCTCCCCCGGAACATCCTGCTCTTCGTGCATCCCCACCCCGACGATCCAGAATGAAAATTAGCTGCGAGTCGCTAGAGCATGGCGCGACAGCCCTGAAAGAATGGCACGCAGTTCAATTAGGGAGTCCTCAATCCCCGAAAGACTATACTCCGAATCAAACACTACGTCTCCTTCAGAATTCTCGGAAACGGCATAACCATCCTGCCCGTTCGCAGAAATTTCGATTTCAATCGAATTCCCTGCGACATGCCACTCCATTTGAATACCTCCGTCAGGAAGGGGAAATACCTGAGGCGGCAGAGTATCGTTGCTCATCACCCGCATCAAGATGCGAAGACTAGCAATAGCGGCATCCGGCGAAACCTTCTCTTCACGCCCGCCATCCCATCCCCGGGGGAGCGCAAGGAGTTTATTCAGCCGTTGCACCACATCATGGAGCACCTGCATGGACGGCGCTCGGCTCTCACCGCCACCCACACCTACCAGAGCTCGCCCTTTTCGACTCACGTGAGAATGAGACACCGTTTCTGCCGCGACCGGCAACGAATGGGCTCGATGCATGGTAAGCCCGGTCACTACCGGACGTTCCATCCCTACGATCACGGTCATGAGCGCTTCCCCCATCGCTTGTGAGCCGAATCAGTGGTGATTTCTGCGAAGCTAGCTACAAGGTGCTCATGCGCTTCCTCGATGGCAGCGACCGCCCCGCTTGAACCAGTGGAGCCAGGACGCCCCTGGACGGTCATCGTGAGGAAATTTCCCGCCTGTCCAGTGAGCAGGCTTCCAGATTCAATCGCCGCACGCAAAAAGAAATTTCGCCCGCTCTGAAACTCCTCGATTGGGAAGTCAAAAACGATTTGCGAATTTACAGGCTTTCCAAGGTGGTGCAGAGCGAAGTCCGGCCACGTATGGAACACATCGTGAGGATCCAGAGGGTCTCCGGACTCACCAGCGAGAGCGTTGACGTAGCTTAGCTCGGCATGAATAACCTCTAGCTTTGCACCGAAAGCGCGATCAACAAAATTAGCCAACTCGTCAAGACGCTTCTTAAGTTTGGAA
This DNA window, taken from Streptomyces sp. NBC_00663, encodes the following:
- a CDS encoding DUF6233 domain-containing protein, producing MSALPPDVPRLRAILRHLEQQIAENETVGVYLRLQREAVAEALAHTEGNAAQQPSSVRAQQPAALTGFTSNARGSKATGFAVERQRRAIGPEPARIHTDDCGNAGPTHPVTAQDARAALLDPMVEACPFCRPDTELGIDVD
- a CDS encoding TIGR04255 family protein, with product MRELPDFARPPVVEVACGLQFRRITGIHGLKLTPLYETWRAELPNVEEHPPLPGMEPNVGPGPKIKLDLASLPAARYWFLDDSGRDLVQLQQDRLIVNWRDVGDGTPYPRFGYVLSKLKKRLDELANFVDRAFGAKLEVIHAELSYVNALAGESGDPLDPHDVFHTWPDFALHHLGKPVNSQIVFDFPIEEFQSGRNFFLRAAIESGSLLTGQAGNFLTMTVQGRPGSTGSSGAVAAIEEAHEHLVASFAEITTDSAHKRWGKRS